A genomic window from Lotus japonicus ecotype B-129 chromosome 1, LjGifu_v1.2 includes:
- the LOC130732852 gene encoding F-box/FBD/LRR-repeat protein At5g56420-like → MVDRISALPDDILCHILSFLPTQHTIATSLLSKRWKSLWYSVPSLYFENQSNLQKNSTAYHWFQNFIYATIRARDWHQPIRSFCLKYVVESNFRPSNYDIDEWVKAATQRGGLKNLHIEVTFPNPMDQTIIYLSGSNISCKTLVDLKLMGLSVQVYSFVDLPSLKTLHLEDVGFDYLQCLRELLSGCPILEYMHVNGTYCPGDDYDTLNKNNFKGLPKLVRADIYSLDDLDVLLEAICNVEFLATDESLKDIPVFPNLTHVELAWGWGMNWHSVLTMLKQCPKLQNFGLNMELMSANLVWISPKFVPECLSSQLRKCSITNYDSTRFQLHFAKYIMQNSRVLQTMTIYTEPSSSLQKKFEMIKELSIYPRTCELLFK, encoded by the exons ATGGTTGACAGGATTAGCGCCTTGCCAGATGATATTCTTTGTCacattctctcttttcttccaaCCCAACACACCATTGCCACAAGTCTTCTTTCTAAGAGGTGGAAGTCGCTGTGGTACTCAGTTCCTAGTCTCTACTTTGAAAACCAAAGCAACCTCCAAAAGAACAGCACAGCCTATCATTGGTTTCAAAATTTCATATACGCAACCATTCGCGCAAGAGATTGGCACCAACCCATTAGAAGCTTTTGTCTCAAATATGTGGTTGAGTCCAATTTTCGCCCTTCTAATTACGATATTGATGAATGGGTCAAAGCTGCAACACAACGTGGAGGACTTAAGAACCTCCACATTGAGGTAACCTTCCCAAACCCAATGGATCAGACAATAATATATTTGAGCGGCTCCAACATCAGCTGCAAAACTCTGGTTGATCTCAAATTGATGGGGTTATCTGTGCAAGTATATTCATTTGTGGACCTTCCCTCACTCAAAACTCTGCATTTGGAGGATGTTGGTTTTGACTATCTGCAATGTCTTCGGGAACTTCTTTCAGGGTGTCCAATTCTTGAGTATATGCATGTGAACGGTACATACTGTCCTGGAGATGATTATGATACTCTTAATAAAAACAACTTTAAAGGGTTACCTAAGTTGGTCAGGGCAGATATATATTCCCTTGATGATTTAGATGTTCTTCTGGAAGCAATTTGTAATGTAGAATTTCTTGCCACTGATGag TCCCTCAAAGATATTCCAGTTTTTCCCAATTTAACTCATGTGGAGCTCGCTTGGGGGTGGGGTATGAACTGGCATTCGGTACTTACAATGCTCAAGCAGTGCCCTAAGCTTCAAAATTTTGGCCTTAATATGGAGTTGATGTCTGCTAATCTGGTTTGGATTTCCCCCAAATTTGTTCCTGAATGCCTTTCTTCACAGCTTAGAAAGTGTTCTATTACAAATTATGATAGCACGAGATTTCAGCTGCATTTTGCAAAATATATCATGCAGAATTCAAGGGTTTTACAGACAATGACTATATACACTGAGCCTTCCTCATCGTTACAAAAGAAATTTGAAATGATTAAAGAACTGTCCATATATCCAAGGACATGTGAACTTTTATTTAAATGA
- the LOC130732860 gene encoding protein MAIN-LIKE 1-like, giving the protein MPPRKTARVVGPSTEPTAPRDRSSTHASNRKRSEEANRGRGRGRGRGRGRGRGRNAEQEPAVQDQQDDEIMADQPDDDTEAEEETSGEEETSGEEEAEEDVGADLEAEFDEESGDEDDENRLWYEGGPFDLCLLTKYGEHIARDIWRSYKRPNYETRGVLKTYNHGRMCHPVVHHARYIRGAVHNAGLRWVMKCTSPSVDQSIISAFVERWHPETSSFHLPWGEMTITLEDVSALLHLPVEGEFFSFGNPTREEAAPAVAQLLDVDIELVMEEFDACRGPSLRFSFLQAIVEKHVEANNEVLACRAYMLRLIGMTLFCDKSNTYIGAVYLSLFEDVENASRWNWGAATLAYLYGQLGEASRNGAKSVAGYLSLLQSWVFAHFPGSVFERRDNPAYTPDRPVALTWEALRGTTEVAQKRMNLDTFPASSVIWRPYVEHYDHWPFPQVALYRGFIRHAGMIFPYLPDRVIRQFGRIQYVPDPPPSSVTCRECDRRFAHWNDHICHLSEETAFPFQTTVDVHISIRINLRQKFPTYKWPIVFCKTLQRCNTSISTVAISLYIYKVNNEWMKLTRDLFKVAPT; this is encoded by the exons AT gcCTCCTAGGAAAACTGCCCGTGTTGTTGGTCCTTCTACTGAACCTACTGCTCCACGGGATCGTAGCTCCACTCATGCTTCTAACCGCAAACGGTCAGAAGAGGCTAATAGAGGAAGGGGTAGAGGAAGGGGTCGAGGAAGGGGTAGAGGAAGGGGTAGGAATGCTGAACAAGAGCCTGCTGTACAGGATCAGCAGGATGATGAGATTATGGCTGATCAGCCGGATGATGACACTGAGGCGGAGGAGGAGACTAGTGGTGAGGAGGAGActagtggtgaggaggaggcTGAGGAGGATGTCGGTGCTGACCTCGAGGCGGAGTTTGATGAGGAGTCTGGTGATGAGGACGATGAGAACAGGTTGTGGTATGAGGGAGGTCCGTTTGACCTTTGCTTGTTGACTAAGTATGGCGAACATATAGCTCGTGACATATGGAGGTCATACAAGCGGCCAAATTATGAGACTAGAGGTGTGCTCAAGACCTATAATCATGGGAGGATGTGTCATCCTGTAGTCCATCATGCTCGGTACATAAGGGGTGCGGTGCATAATGCAGGTTTGCGGTGGGTGATGAAATGCACAAGCCCGAGTGTTGACCAGAGCATTATTTCTGCTTTTGTTGAGCGATGGCATCCTGAGACGTCATCTTTCCACTTACCCTGGGGGGAAATGACGATCACACTTGAAGATGTCTCAGCATTACTCCACTTGCCCGTAGAGGGTGAGTTCTTCTCCTTTGGTAACCCGACTAGGGAAGAGGCGGCTCCTGCGGTTGCTCAGTTACTTGATGTGGACATTGAGCTTGTGATGGAGGAGTTTGATGCTTGTAGGGGTCCATCTCTTCGCTTTAGCTTTCTCCAAGCTATTGTGGAGAAACACGTAGAGGCCAACAATGAAGTTCTTGCATGCCGAGCTTATATGCTGCGGTTGATTGGCATGACCCTTTTCTGTGACAAGAGCAACACATATATTGGTGCTGTGTATTTGTCTCTGTTTGAAGATGTTGAGAATGCATCAAGGTGGAATTGGGGAGCTGCCACTTTGGCTTACTTGTATGGTCAGCTCGGGGAGGCCAGTAGGAATGGTGCTAAGTCTGTTGCTGGTTATTTATCTCTTCTGCAG TCATGGGTGTTTGCCCACTTCCCCGGATCAGTGTTTGAGCGCAGGGACAACCCTGCCTACACACCAGACAGGCCTGTTGCACTAACTTGGGAGGCGCTTCGAGGGACTACTGAGGTTGCGCAGAAGAGGATGAACCTGGATACGTTTCCGGCCAGTTCTGTGATTTGGAGACCTTATGTAGAGCACTATGATCACTGGCCCTTCCCTCAGGTTGCCTTGTATAGGGGATTTATCAGGCATGCCGGGATGATATTCCCATACCTCCCAGATCGAGTCATCAGGCAGTTTGGCCGGATCCAGTATGTGCCAGATCCCCCACCATCGTCAGTTACGTGCCGGGAGTGTGATCGTCGATTTGCGCACTGGAATGATCACATTTGCCATCTGTCGGAAGAAACTGCTTTCCCTTTTCAGACCACTGTTGATGTACATATTAGCATCCGAATCAATCTCCGTCAGAAGTTCCCTACGTATAAGTGGCCAATCGTCTTCTGCAAGACCCTTCAACGATGCAACACATCTATATCCACAGTGGCCATCTCCCTTTACATTTATAAAGTCAACAACGAATGGATGAAACTCACCAGGGATTTGTTTAAGGTAGCGCCGACGTAG
- the LOC130732871 gene encoding protein FAR1-RELATED SEQUENCE 8-like, which produces MIPEEVNRPNMEIVPSVDLTKAFTTSQAFESSKDLVNWAKAVGKEHGYVIIIQKSDYGSDKRRVVMTLGCERGGKYKPSTSVLKRNRTGTKKCNCPFRLRARRSNKDKMWTVLVHSGIHNHDTAEVLQGHSYVGRLNPEEKAMVGEMIEERVKASDILIAIRKHNPTNLTRIKQIYNEKQAYNRLKRGSLTEMQHLMKLLEEHKYAHWSRVQDGTDVVRSLFWAHPDSIHLFNEFPHVVILDSTYKTNRHRIPLLEMVGVTSTNLTYSIAFAYMQNEQKDEVVWAVNRLKDLIINEDNLPKVFVTDKDQVLMEALETVFPAARCLLCQFHVLKSVTGEMKKLVKDIETREDIIDRWNRLMYAANEVEYDKAVGAMSNTGELWTYIETNWLPLRSKFVKFEIDTCMHMGCTTTNRVEGAHSKLKKLLSDSKGDLVIAWTAMNKLIIMQHDKIKESFQLSIFVTEHSLNDPFYKHLRGFVSRAALHIIVKEKTQIGMIGVGGIYCECVLRRTHGLPCACELMKFESVPLLTIHPHWRKLTWDSSDRDRDPTLGLSFESEFDKLRTKFEESSHGVRMSIIESLRMITYPETTSMCAPTKKKTRGRPMGSTNKPKKFAKGCGETSTKRIPCRWETIDKEYPGSWRDSNTTPLQEPSPKSSDPDGVYKE; this is translated from the exons ATGATACCTGAGGAAGTAAATAGGCCCAATATGGAGATTGTGCCTTCTGTGGATCTTACAAAAGCTTTCACCACTAGCCAA GCTTTTGAATCCTCCAAAGATCTTGTTAATTGGGCCAAAGCTGTAGGTAAAGAGCATGgctatgttattattattcagAAGTCGGACTATGGATCTGACAAAAGGAGGGTCGTGATGACACTAGGATGTGAGCGTGGCGGCAAATATAAACCATCCACATCGGTGTTAAAGCGAAATCGGACTGGAACTAAGAAGTGTAATTGTCCATTCAGGCTAAGGGCAAGGCGTAGTAATAAAGATAAAATGTGGACGGTGCTTGTGCATAGTGGGATCCATAATCATGACACTGCTGAGGTTTTGCAGGGTCACTCATATGTTGGCCGTCTAAATCCAGAGGAAAAGGCGATGGTGGGAGAAATGATTGAAGAAAGGGTCAAGGCCAGTGATATTTTGATTGCTATAAGGAAACACAACCCAACCAACTTGACTAGAATTAAACAGATTTACAATgagaagcaagcatacaacaggTTGAAAAGGGGATCGTTGACCGAGATGCAACACTTGATGAAGTTGTTGGAAGAACACAAATACGCACATTGGTCCAGGGTGCAGGATGGTACTGATGTGGTCAGATCTTTGTTTTGGGCACACCCTGATTCCATTCACTTATTCAATGAGTTTCCTCATGTTGTGATTCTGGATAGTACATACAAGACCAATAGGCACAGGATCCCTTTACTTGAGATGGTGGGGGTTACGTCGACAAATTTGACATACTCAATTGCTTTTGCGTACATGCAGAATGAGCAAAAGGATGAGGTTGTTTGGGCTGTGAATAGATTAAAAGACTTGATCATTAATGAGGACAATCTGCCGAAGGTCTTTGTTACAGACAAAGACCAAGTTTTGATGGAAGCATTGGAAACTGTTTTTCCCGCAGCTCGCTGTCTTCTATGTCAGTTTCATGTACTTAAGAGTGTAACTGGCGAGATGAAGAAACTTGTGAAAGACATTGAGACACGTGAAGATATTATTGATAGATGGAATCGATTGATGTATGCTGCCAACGAGGTTGAGTATGATAAAGCTGTGGGTGCTATGTCGAATACCGGTGAGCTCTGGACTTACATTGAGACTAACTGGTTGCCTTTGAGAAGCAAGTTTGTGAAGTTTGAGATTGATACTTGTATGCACATGGGGTGCACGACAACAAACAG AGTTGAGGGGGCACACTCAAAGCTGAAGAAACTATTGTCCGACAGTAAGGGTGACTTGGTCATTGCGTGGACTGCGATGAACAAGCTTATTATCATGCAGCATGACAAGATAAAGGAGTCCTTCCAGCTCAGCATATTTGTCACAGAGCATTCTTTGAATGACCCGTTCTATAAGCATTTGCGCGGGTTTGTATCTAGAGCCGCATTGCACATTATTGTTAAAGAGAAGACTCAAATTGGCATGATTGGGGTTGGTGGTATATACTGTGAATGTGTACTTAGGAGAACCCATGGACTACCATGTGCTTGTGAGCTCATGAAGTTTGAATCTGTCCCATTACTTACAATTCATCCACATTGGAGGAAATTGACTTGGGATTCTTCGGACCGTGACAGGGATCCAACattgggtttgagttttgagTCTGAATTTGATAAATTACGAACCAAGTTCGAGGAGTCTTCTCACGGAGTTAGAATGTCGATCATTGAGAGCCTTAGAATGATTACTTATCCAGAAACGACTTCTATGTGCGCtccaacaaagaagaaaacaaggGGTAGGCCAATGGGATCCACTAACAAGCCCAAGAAGTTTGCCAAGGGATGTGGTGAGACCTCTACAAAGCGCATTCCTTGTAGATGGGAGACTATTGACAAGGAGTATCCGGGCTCATGGCGTGATAGCAACACGACACCATTACAGGAACCTTCTCCAAAG TCCTCTGATCCGGATGGTGTGTACAAAGAATAA